GTCGTCAACCTGATCTCCCCAGACAATCGCTATGACATTACCTACCTGCGCAATTACGGCGTCCTGAACATCAAGGACCGGCTGGCGCGGATTGCCGGCGTCGGTCAGGTTCAGATCTTCGGTTCCGGCGATTATTCCATGCGCATCTGGATCGATCCGCAGCAGGCGGCCGAACACGGCTTGGCGGCCAGCGATATTACCACGGCCATCCGCGCGCAGAATGTCCAGGCCGCAGCCGGTATCATCGGTGGGTCGCCAAGCCTGCCGGGGGTCGATGTGCAGTTGAATGTCAACGCACAGGGGCGGCTACAAACACCCGAGGATTTTGGCAATATCATCGTCAAAAGCGGCGCAAACGGTCAGATCACCCGATTGCGCGATGTCGCCCGCGTCGAGCTTGGCGCTTCCGATTACGCACTGCGCTCCCTGCTGGACAGCAAGGCCGCAGTCGCCATTCCTGTTTTCCAGGCGCCCGGCTCCAATGCCATCACCATTTCCGATGAAGTGGTGAGGACGATGGATGAGCTGCAATTGGCCATGCCAGAAGGCGTGAAATACGAAATCGTCTACGACACCACCAAATTCGTCCGGTCTTCCATCGAGAAAGTAGTCGATACCCTGCTGGAAGCCGTGGCGCTGGTCGTGCTGGTCGTCATCCTCTTCCTCCAGACCTGGCGGGCGTCGATCATTCCGCTGATCGCGGTTCCGGTGTCGATCATCGGCACATTTGCCGTGATGTATGCCTTCGGCTTTTCTATCAACGCCCTCAGCCTGTTCGGACTGGTTCTGGCCATCGGCATCGTCGTGGATGATGCCATCGTCGTTGTCGAAAATGTCGAGCGCAATATCGAAAACGGCCTGTCGCCCCGTCAGGCGACCTACCGTGCCATGAAGGAAGTGTCGGGGCCGATTATCGCCATCGCCCTGGTTCTGGTGGCGGTCTTCGTGCCGCTGGCCTTCATTTCCGGTCTGTCGGGCCAGTTCTACCGCCAGTTCGCCTTGACCATCGCCATTTCGACCGTGATCTCGGCGCTGAATTCGCTGACCCTGTCACCGGCGCTTGCCGCTCTGCTTCTGAAGGGACACCACGCACCGAAGGACCGGCTGACGCGCGGCCTGGATTTCATGCTTGGCTGGTTTTTCAGAGGTTTTAACCGTGTCTTTGGCGCTGGCTCCAATGCCTACGGAAAAAGCGTCGGCGGTCTTCTCTCACGCAAAAGCATCGTCATGGTGGTTTATCTGGCCCTGGCCGGTGCCACCTATGGCCTGTTCAATGCTGTTCCGGGCGGGTTCGTGCCAGCGCAGGACAAGCAATATCTGATTGGTTTTGCCCAATTGCCGGATGCGGCCAGCCTTGACCGTACGGAAGATGTTATCAAGCGGATGAGCGACATTGCGCTTGCCCAGCCGGGCGTGGCTCACGCCATCGCTTTTCCGGGCCTGTCGATCAATGGTTTCACCAATTCCTCCAATGCCGGCATTGTCTTCGTCACCCTGAAGGATTTCGACGAGCGCAAGACGCCTGATCTGTCCGGTGGGGCAATTGCCATGCAGCTGAACCAGAAGTTTTCCTCCATTCAGGATGCTTTCATCGCCATGTTCCCGCCGCCACCCGTCCAGGGTCTCGGCACGACCGGCGGTTTCAAGCTGCAATTGGAAGACCGGGCTGGATTGGGCTATCAGGCGCTGGAC
This portion of the Allorhizobium ampelinum S4 genome encodes:
- a CDS encoding efflux RND transporter permease subunit, translating into MNISRFFVDRPVFAGVLSVLIVVAGLIGMRSLPISEYPDVVPPSIVVRATYPGANPKVIAETVATPLEEQINGVEGMLYMSSQATSDGVMTLTVTFKLGTDPDQAQQLVQNRVSQAEPRMPEEVKSLGVTTVKSSPDLMMVVNLISPDNRYDITYLRNYGVLNIKDRLARIAGVGQVQIFGSGDYSMRIWIDPQQAAEHGLAASDITTAIRAQNVQAAAGIIGGSPSLPGVDVQLNVNAQGRLQTPEDFGNIIVKSGANGQITRLRDVARVELGASDYALRSLLDSKAAVAIPVFQAPGSNAITISDEVVRTMDELQLAMPEGVKYEIVYDTTKFVRSSIEKVVDTLLEAVALVVLVVILFLQTWRASIIPLIAVPVSIIGTFAVMYAFGFSINALSLFGLVLAIGIVVDDAIVVVENVERNIENGLSPRQATYRAMKEVSGPIIAIALVLVAVFVPLAFISGLSGQFYRQFALTIAISTVISALNSLTLSPALAALLLKGHHAPKDRLTRGLDFMLGWFFRGFNRVFGAGSNAYGKSVGGLLSRKSIVMVVYLALAGATYGLFNAVPGGFVPAQDKQYLIGFAQLPDAASLDRTEDVIKRMSDIALAQPGVAHAIAFPGLSINGFTNSSNAGIVFVTLKDFDERKTPDLSGGAIAMQLNQKFSSIQDAFIAMFPPPPVQGLGTTGGFKLQLEDRAGLGYQALDEATKAFLAKAYQTPELTGLFSSFQINVPQLYADLDRAKAEQLGVSVTDVFQTLQIYLGSLYVNDFNAFGRTYSVRAQADAKFRATPDNIGQLKVRSASGQMIPLSALLRVDPTTGPERTNRYNGFLAADINGGPAPGFSSGQAQAAIEKIAADVLPKGIGYEWTDLTYQQILAGSSGFLVFPLALLLVYLVLAAQYESLTLPLAIIMIVPMGVLAALTGIWLTGGDNNIFTQIGLIVLVGLSAKNAILIVEFARELEFEGRTPVQAAIEASRLRLRPILMTSMAFIMGVVPLVTSTGAGAEMRAAMGIAVFSGMIGVTVFGIFMTPVFYVLIRKLAGNRPLVQHNHDDHEQDNDRPMRMAAE